In Nothobranchius furzeri strain GRZ-AD chromosome 18, NfurGRZ-RIMD1, whole genome shotgun sequence, a single genomic region encodes these proteins:
- the pkdccb gene encoding extracellular tyrosine-protein kinase PKDCC has translation MLVISSLNSNVEENNASSQLQCFLQSCGTGTVRSIKRKLKTNKEDKKDNLRYGCKVTSRWTHLQREFPRRRRPGAERSSPRKVLPLGAGRSALPAAPTGSSSSGRARGKRAPGMGNSLRAAALLAVVVLSVLVSLLITSVQQFGATLSTNGTLSDGEQQELASLRRALIYQLNQRRREMIPLLLPDDDGDDDKGGRSSQLDPDSGLDYNLWNEVTLDFGKAHPDRMGCDSLVDMQAVEVLGSGYTKLVVRANLAGGQPVALKLVNEQGIDMSKCLEDFKDPRACRELVSYKLQKEMILMERLRHPNVIKLKGHCAGVQGGGGVEGGRAAVILEQGNPLQMIQLLQSPWEDRFRVCLDLVRLLHFLSRSPLGSVALLDFQPRQFVTVSGQLKLTDLDDASAEETACQTDADCTLQFPHRNFTLSCSARGVCEGLNEKRNIYNAYRFFFTYLLPHQAPPSLTHLVDHIMNTTGELREDINQTLEAFEHILLLYKSGLYLDNLPPSIIRDYTVMRGMGTTGNVEYRCWPSYSLQGCVLSVHSAREAAYICNSHSQCSSFTLTGQKTWTGRLLASFRSSFGHLVADGMSEVYVKKTKVPENP, from the exons ATGCTTGTG ATTTCTAGCCTAAATAGTAACGTGGAGGAAAATAACGCATCGTCACAGCTGCAGTGTTTCCTCCAGTCGTGTGGCACAGGAACAGTCAGAAGCATAAAGAGGAAACTAAAGACAAACAAGGAGGACAAAAAGGATAATCT GCGCTACGGGTGTAAAGTTACGAGCCGCTGGACACACCTCCAGAGGGAGTTCCCGCGGAGGAGGCGACCGGGAGCCGAGCGTTCCTCCCCGAGGAAAGTCCTTCCACTCGGAGCGGGGCGGTCGGCTCTGCCCGCGGCTCCGACTGGTTCCAGCAGCAGTGGCCGTGCCAGGGGGAAGCGAGCGCCCGGGATGGGCAACTCTTTACGCGCGGCCGCCCTCCTGGCTGTCGTGGTTCTGTCTGTCCTGGTGTCGCTTCTGATCACCAGCGTGCAGCAGTTTGGAGCGACTTTATCCACCAATGGGACTCTTTCTGATGGAGAGCAGCAGGAGCTGGCGTCGCTCCGCCGGGCTTTGATTTACCAACTCAACCAGAGGCGAAGAGAAATGATCCCGCTGCTGTtacctgatgatgatggtgatgatgataaaggaGGACGTTCCTCCCAGCTTGATCCAGACTCGGGTTTGGATTACAACCTATGGAATGAGGTCACCCTTGATTTCGGGAAAGCGCACCCGGATCGGATGGGTTGTGATTCCCTGGTGGACATGCAGGCTGTGGAGGTTCTGGGATCGGGGTACACCAAGCTGGTTGTCAGGGCGAACCTGGCCGGAGGTCAGCCTGTGGCGCTGAAGCTTGTCAACGAGCAGGGCATCGACATGAGCAAGTGTCTGGAGGATTTCAAAGACCCCCGCGCCTGCCGCGAGCTGGTTTCTTACAAACTGCAGAAGGAGATGATCTTGATGGAAAGGCTGCGGCATCCAAACGTCATAAAG CTCAAGGGTCACTGTGCAGGAgtgcagggaggaggaggagtagaggGAGGAAGAGCTGCAGTCATCCTGGAGCAGGGGAATCCTCTCCAGATGATCCAGCTGCTCCAGAGCCCCTGGGAGGACCGATTCAGG GTGTGCCTGGACCTGGTCAGGCTCTTGCACTTCCTCTCCCGCTCTCCTCTGGGCTCCGTGGCTCTGCTGGACTTCCAGCCGAGGCAGTTCGTCACCGTGTCGGGTCAGCTGAAGCTCACGGACCTGGACGACGCCAGCGCCGAGGAGACGGCCTGTCAGACGGACGCAGACTGCACCCTCCAGTTCCCTCACAGGAACTTCACACTGTCCTGCTCGGCCCGCGGTGTGTGCGAGGGCCTGAACGAGAAGAGGAACATCTACAACGCCTAcag GTTTTTCTTCACCTACCTGCTGCCCCACCAGGCCCCGCCCAGCCTGACACACCTGGTAGACCACATCATGAACACCACAG GGGAGCTGAGGGAGGACATCAATCAGACTCTGGAGGCCTTTGAACACATCCTCCTGCTGTACAAGTCGGGCCTCTACCTGGATAACCTGCCCCCGTCCATAATCAGAG ATTACACCGTGATGCGAGGAATGGGGACCACTGGGAACGTGGAGTACCGCTGCTGGCCGTCCTACAGCCTGCAGGGCTGCGTTCTCTCTGTCCACAGCGCCAGAGAGGCAGCGTACATCTGTAACTCTCACTCCCAGTGCAGCAGCTTCACTCTGACGGGACAGAAGACATGGACAG GCCGCCTCCTGGCCTCTTTCAGGAGCAGCTTTGGTCACCTGGTGGCTGATGGGATGTCGGAGGTGTACGTGAAGAAAACCAAAGTTCCTGAGAACCCTTGA